A region of the Esox lucius isolate fEsoLuc1 chromosome 10, fEsoLuc1.pri, whole genome shotgun sequence genome:
ACCAACACCAACCCATGAACATTTGTACACTAATTTAATACACTGTATTCGTTTCCTTTTGGTAGAAGGAACTGTTCACACAGATGTACCATAATAATGTGTCCTCAAAGTGCAAATGAATGTCTTACCGTAGAGAGCACTACTCATCACCAGTAATTGTACTATGATATTGTATCTCCTCATGTGAAACGTTAATATCTGCGGGACTTACAGTGTCCTGTCTTCTAGGCCACCTGCACTGTAGTATCTGCCTGATCAACTATTTTCTGTCCAGTTCTAAAATGTGCTCAGGAGTCTCTACTGGACACTGAGGTGCACACCAGAGAGACAGTTAAGACTGATTATTCATATTGACACTATAGTCTATTATTAAGGGCATTTGGAATCAGAAATAAAATGACCAGCCGAGCAAATCTTGATTTAATCACTGTGCATATAGTCAGTAAAATCTGTGTGTATTAGAAAGCTCTTCAGGACTGCTGCACTGTAAAAAAGCTAATTCAGTTTCTCTGTCAGTGTTATTCCAAGAGTCGGGCGGACTTCAGAAATACAAGGAATTGAGTAAATGTGTGGAGGTTTGTCTGTTTGCCTTTGGAATGAAAACCTGTATGTTGGATCAGACTAAAATGTTACATTGTTGAGTAAAGATACTGTATAATCCTACTGCAGTTGGATTATTCTTGATAATCAATCTCCCCTATCCCAGCAGTGATTCTCAAtgcagtttgtgtgtgattaAAAGTTCAAATTGGTGGATATCCTCTGTCTCGGCTGGATTCCATTAGGAAGTACTTTACATGCTAGCCTTGAGGTCGATTCAGCAGACCTTTAAACCAGCCAGATGCAGTAGATATGATTGTAAGTTAGCTCAGTTGTTACATATACTGGCAGCAGCTAGATCCTCCTGTGGTTTTGCCATCTTCCAGGGGAACGTGGGTGCAGGCTGCAACCATCTGGTCAGTGGCTTTGATGAAATACCATCCTAACATACTTTGTGGTATGAAACAATGTTTTGGGCATGTGTTCAATATTCACGGTGGTGTGCTTGTTGGAACATACCCAGTGTGTGGGAAGTATGGGTTGTTGCTACAGTACAGTGTGTTGGCACGGAGAAATGTGGAGTTATTTCCTCCTGCATCTGATTGTTCACTGTGTCACCTAGTATATTATTCTCAAGAGGAACAGAAATGACACAATTCTAAAGAGGATACAATGTGGTTGTCTTTGCTGCCTGGTGTTTAGACATCTTTGAGTATACCAGTTAGATCATTTTCATTATGGGGTTTACTTGGAGCCAATGCAAATGTATTGAAGATCATAGTATTTGGTGTAtctaaatgtattacttaaGTGAACTGCTATCATTTGAGTATTATGGTTGAGTGTCAGTGTACATACAGATAATGGCGAAATGAGGATTTGACTGGATACATACAGCAGTGTATTTTTCTCAAAGCTGAATGATGTAATCGCATATCCCATTTAAAGTCGAGAGGCGTTGGTGTTATCTTACAGTGTTAATGGTATCTATCTGCAGTCTACACCATTTGCATTTGGCCTAATTCTTTTAGCTGGGGTTAGCAGCTGGGTTTGAGTCTTCTGAATTAGTGAAACTGTCTCGTCTGGCTGCAACAAAACATCATGAGTTGTGCAATCAAGAGGAAAATATAACATTGTCTGGGAAGTATGACCCCTGAGAAAGACACAATGGTTCATGACTGAGCAATGTGAAATGCACACAGATGATTTGGGAATATTGTGGCCAACAGTTGCAGAATCTAAAACCTAATGCTATGATCTTTAGCATTTTCTTCACAATAATATGGTAAACTGCATTGCCTTGTGACCAGTTTATGAATCACTGTTTGGTGACATAAATCAGTAGAACAGAACTTTTAAAGTATACTCTGAGACCTTTacgtattaaaatgttttatcattataGACTTAATTGATAActgattaaatataaatattgtttgccatcaatctacacacaataacccataataaaaaattaaataaaaaattgaaatccatgccaatttattgacatggaaaaactgaaatgtcCTATGGACATAAGAATTCAGACCCATTGCTATGACTCTCCTCATCCTTGATGTGTCTCAAGAACTTGATTGAAGCCCACCTGCatcaaattcaattgattggacatgatgtTACCCATCTGTATTTAAAAGGTACAAAACGtataaaaaggttttaaaaaaattgaTACTACATTGGGAATTCCCAGGAGCACATTggactccatcattgtgaaatggaagaagtctgTAACTATTAAGACTGTTCCTTAAACTGGTTGTTTTGCAAAGCAAAACAAGAAAGACCTCGGTCAGGCAGTTGACCAAGAACCCAGTGGCTACTCTAACTTTACAGTTTCTCTGCAGTGGTGGGAGAATTTGCAAGAAGGGTTACCAAAGTGCACAACACTTCAGACTTGGGCTAAGATTCTTTCAGCAACATAACAACACAAAGCAAACTGCCAACACAACGCTGGATTGGCTTTTGGAAACAAGTttgtgaatgtctttgagtaGCCAAAGTCCGAACTTGAACCCAAGTGAACATATGTGATGAGACCTGAATATCGCAGTTCACCAACGCTACCCAACGATTCTCActgagcttgagaggatctgtaagaaagaatgggagaaactgcccaaatccagttTTGCAATGCTAGTAGAAGCATACAATAGAAGACTAAAAGCGGTGATCAGTAGTAAAGGTGCttttacaaagtactgaataaagggtcaaACATATACATGAAAtattcaattttttattttcaataaatacacAGTTATAaaaacttgtttgtttttttgtccttcTGCAATATGGTGTGTGATTGACTGCAAGAAATTACATTCaataaattatcaattaatTCTATAACACAAGAAAGTTTGGAGAAACAATTCCTGGAAGGACTTGTTATGGAATGCAAATGTGCTTTTTGTTGTAGACAAAGTGAAGTGAAACTGGACGACTATGTGAAAAGTGCCCTCTAATCTCCAAGCTTTCTTTCCAACAGTATCATCAATAAAAATTATTGTGAGGAAATAACAGTGAGGAaaaaatttatttgaaatatagaCGGTGGAGAGAGACTATTAGTATCTGTTTCTGTGAAGGTTaaatggcaacaaagatttGCAAACATGTTATTACTTCTGTAgttgtgaaaacattttgcaaacttGTAAATAATTTGCTCACTTGTAAATAATTTTGGAGTTGTAAGAAAGATTTGCAGACTTTTCAGAATATTGGAATTTCATCTCCAAAGAGAACAGGGTACACTTTCAGTATGAAAAATCATATTAAAAATGGTAACTAGCCATGTAAATTCCTAGCTAATTgctaattttacattttagtaatttagtttTCAAATACTGCTCTATAAGAACTTTGTGAAATGTCTGATGTAAAGGGCTTTACAAAAttaaatttgattgactgattaatGTGACTGTTATATTTTTGCATAAGACTTGCCTGTTGACACTTCTACTGAAAATACATTACTCATCTCTTCCTTCATGATGTCCATATTTCCAGAGTGGTTTTTTTACGAATTTGTCTTTATAGCTTACCCTTAGTTAATCCTGTCATTCTTTAAGGGAGGAGTATGTGCTGTCACTAGTATTCTAATaccaaataattataattatttattttatttgagccGGAATAAAGCATTCATAACGGATACCTCAccattagttaattattttgtgtctcTTTAAGTAAAGTGATGAATTATCCTACCTGTACAATCACTAACTAATGACCAATTGGTAGCTATAAACCCTTAATAACTCATACTTCACCATTAGTTTACGGCTTTTGCTCTGAGtttcaactaagaaaatgtcaggaaaatcctactagaacagctgaacattatttgtgattaatcagagtcacttcaaatgatggcaggtgtgtaatgacttctatttaacatgagtttgaatgtgattggttaactctgaactattttcaattttcaattgaattgttcatgttataggttacatcaaaggtggaaaaagctcggacatgatttatctttgtctcattcttttacatcacaagaacctggcattttaacaggggtgtgtagactttttatttccactatATGTGTACTATGTTTGTGTGAAACCTAGAAATGAGAGAGACCCTCAACTTGCCATCGGGTAGTCTTGTCAGTTGtctgatttgtttttcttttttcttttctaagATCCATTTGAGTGAACTTGAGGACGCTGACATCCAATTTAACATCCAAGATACATCATATGAAGGCCTGACACTAGAATTGGCTCATCAGAACACCTGACTAAAAAACTTGCTGAAGACACGGGATCCAATAACTGCGCTGTTGACCCTGGAAGCCAACAGAACACCAAGATGGGCGGCTTCCTTGGCTCAGGATGGAAAATAACTTTGTCACTGCATGACAAATCACAGTTGTTTTTCAGTATACATTGAATGAATGGCTTTTCCAGAGTCAGTAGCAAGTATGAGTACAGTATGACTAGAGCCAAATAAAACGAGATACCTATAAATGAGAAACGAATTACAAATCATACATCAATACCACAGTCCATTGAATGAATAGGCTTGACCTGTGTGGCCTGTTTCAGGCTCAGGCGGAGGGTTTCCTGGCGTCTACCTGAAGTTCCATTTTATGGAGGCGTTGCACACCCGCAGCCATTTGCGGACTGGGGAGGAGTCTGTAGGCCCCAACCAGCCTCAGTCTCAGTCAGGAAAGTCTCCTCAGCCTTTTGGTGACCATCAGCCTCCCAAGTCTCCCTCCTCCCAGAAACATCAACCTCAGACACAACAGACTCGCTCCAAACAAGGAGGccatcaacaacaacaccaacagcaccatggacagcaccAGCACAGTAAACTGCCTAATAAGCGGGAGCGCAAGCGCCTCAGGCCTCAGAGGCCAAGCGTTGATTCAGACACCCCACCGGTGGATGACGGTAAGCATGCAAAGGCAGAGGCAGCATCTAACAGAGTGTCTCAGACCTCAACTGATGGAAGCCCATCAATGTCCTCCTCATCATTCACCTGTATCCAGTCTACAGAAGGTCCTGCCACAGAGAACCAAGGGGGCACTCTGAAGCAGAAACATGAGCGTAAGCCTGGAAAACCTGGGAAATATGTATGCTCTTACTGCGGCCGTGCCTGTGCCAAGCCCAGTGTTCTGCAGAAACACATCCGTTCCCACACTGGTGAAAGGCCCTACCCCTGTGGTCCCTGTGGCTTCTCTTTCAAGACAAAGAGCAACCTCTACAAGCACCGGAAGTCCCATACCCACAGGGTGAAGGCCGGCCTTGCCTCTGGAGAGCCCAGCAGTTTAGAAGAACCAGTGACAGAGTCAGAAGATGAAACCAGACAGTCATCAACTGCTGCCTCTACTACCTTGGAGAGACAAGGCAATGTAGCCGACCAAAAGACCCATGGAGACACTGAGAGGTCTACAGAGCAGTCCACTGGGACGGAAAACTCCTACGCCATTAAGAAGAGGCTGGCTATGCGTCTGAGCCGAGGAAAACATGGCCCTCTAAGTTCTTCTGACTCAATCACTTCCTTGTCAGGTGTAGGGAGTAGAGGCAGCACAGAGTCTGGTTATTTCTCTCGCTCCGAAAGCACTGAGCAGTCGCAGGACAGTTCCCCCAACACAACAAGTGCCAAAAGCTATGCAGAGATCATCCTGGGGAAATATGGCCGCCTGGGCCATCTCCAGAGGATGTCTAGGCATCAGAACCAGCAGCCCTCTGGAGGCCAGAGTCAGGAAGGGAAGAGCATCCCATTCACAGTGCCCAAGAAGCAGGTAATTGACCATATCACCAACCTCATCACTATCAACGAGGCTGTGGTGGACACCAGTAAAATTGACAGTGTCAAGCCCAGAAGGTTTTCTCTGTCTAGGAGAAATAGCACAGAGTCTAACTCTAAGGTTCCTGTATCTCAGAAAGAGCCATCTGTAGTCCACCACAGCACCAACAATCCTGATGAACCAGGCTTTAAGACCAGTGGTTCCATTACTATGGGTGTTCCGTGTGAGAAGTTTCATCAACCCCAGTCACTAAACTTGGATCCAACAGCAGGCCAGGCATCAACTTCCAATTCTCCTCTTTTGAGAAGCCTCTCCATGCCCTCTGCTGCTATTTCAAGTGATGCCTCTTCTGGCGTTTGCCCCAAAAACTTCCGCCTTAGCCAGTCCTTCGATGAACGGTCTGAAACACAGTGCAGACGGTTTGGGATGCTGCAACGTCAACCAGCCATCGAAATTCCCCCTGGTGCTGAATTCACTAAAGAAGAACATAGTTTGCACAGTAGCTCCAACACACTCTACAATCAAAATATGTCGGTTGTGTCTCCTGAACATAAGCAATGTAAACCAGAGCCATATGAGTGTGAATCCTGTGGCACTGGATGTAAAACCTGGGAGGGTTATAAGGCACACAAGAGGAGCCTTTGTGTAGCACCATTTCCCCAGGAGGGTCTTGATACATCAGAATGCCAGCTTGACCATTCACAGTCAATACCATATACGATCAGCAGACCAGGGGCTTTGGCAATGCgcaagaggaggaaagaggagagttTTGAATCTGATGATCCATCCTCTACTGTTTCTTTATCCTCACCCACATTATCTACATCCGTGcaagacaaaaacaaagtcAATGTAGCAGGCAATCAACATTCATGGTCACGGTTAGAACAAGAAAGGCAAGGCACGTCAAAAGGTTTCTCAGTGATTCAGCATACTAGTTcatttgagaaacaggacacttTCTTTTCAGAGAGCAAAGGTAAAGAGGAGACGCATGTTAAATTCCCGTCTCGTGAGGACTCATCTCAACTAGTGCCTCAGAAACAACTGCAGCTACACTCATCCAAACCAACACCTCGCAAACTGGTGCGCCAACACAATGTTCCTGAGATATTTGTCACAGAGGATTCAAACACCAATGTTATTGAGTCTGTTCAGACACAGTCAGAAACAGCATCCATAATGCCTAAACAGACTGAGAGGACTGAGGAGTTCCAGTGGCCACAGAGAAGCCTCACTTTGTCTGGGGTACCCATAGAGAAGCTGCCCCCGAAGAAGAAACGTATTCGCTTGGCTGAGGCTGCCCAGTCTTCAGGGGAGTCGATGTCCAGTTTCgactccatctctctacctcgCAGCCCCAGTCAAGACAGCTGTGCATCCCATGCATCTAGCCTCTCTGCATCTTTGGAAGAGTCCACTAGACCAGGAGACATGGAGACCTTAGCTGGAACACCACTGAGGAGGTCCAGGGCCCCTAACACATTGACTGTCCCAGGGATGCATCATCACAAAAGGGAGATGCGGCGATCTGCCTCAGAGCAAGCACCTCATGACCCACAGCAGCAATCTGTACTGATGGCAATGTCAGAGATGCGAAGCAAGTCATTTGACTACAGCAGTTTGTCCCCTGAGTGCTCAGTGGCAGGCTGGAGGGACAGACGCAAATGTCTTCTCATAAGACACACTACGGTCAGGGACCCAGAAGAGGGGGAGCAGTCTGACATAGCTGAAGAACTAAAGCTCAAATCCAGTTCCTCCACTCCTGCCAAATACATTACTCTAAAAGTGAACAACCCTTCTCACTGTAGCCTCAGTCCAGACCCTGTATGCCCCAGCACTTCTTTTAGACCCAGCCCAAGCAAAGCAATGTCCTGTAGCCCTTTACAAACACTTTACCAAGAGTCACCCTCACAATTGGACATTGCTCAAAGTATTCAGTTGACGGGACATTGCTCTGAAGCTCCTCAGAACCCAGTAGAATATCCTGATGGCAAACAAAGGGTAGCTCCATCATCTCTCCATTCAGGAGATAACCTATTGATTTCCCTCCGTCCTGTCCACACCTACATCCACCCTGCCCAACCCCAAATCCACCCTGCCCAAACCTGCTCTGCCCAACCCCAACCTTGGCCTGCCTACtctgtccccacacactactcATCAGGGATTGCGAAAGCCCACTACCATCCAATGTCCACAGGCTTGAAGTTAGAGATCCCAATCTCTACTCGCAGACATGATGGCGATTCAGAGTTTATAACACAATCTCTGCAAatccccaaccctaacccaaacataATTCTCAGCCCAGTGTTACTCCAGCCTTCCATATCACCAACAGTAGCAGTAGTCCGGCTACAGGGAGACACCAACACTCAAACCTGCGCCATATACACCACTCGGTCCCAAACAAGACCACTTATGTCCCAGGAACATATGTGTTCTGGCTTAAACAGTGGAAATAGAAATACCACAACCTCTGAACCTAACAGCCACCTGGCCATGTCCCTGCCTCTTGACAACCACTTAGCTTTACCTTTGCCTCCAGGCGGTGAGTTGTGGTCCGAAGAGGGCAGTAGAGTTTCAGGATCAGGGAGCAACAAGCGAATGTTATCCCCTTCCAACAGTGTCGATTTCAGCCCTGAGTCCAAACAGCAACAGAAAAGAgtaaaggaggaggaagagaaggagagctGTGTATCAAACACAATTGCAGAATTATcaacaaaagaagaaaaagttGAGATTCCATTATGTTTACCTAGAGGATGTTCTCCCATGAGTCCAGACGGACTTGAATATCCAACCCTCCAGTCCACCACCTCTCACAGCTGGTGCTATCTGAACTACATCAAGCCAAACCCTTCCACCTCGACTGATCCCCAGCCCTCGGTGTACTCCTCTTGGTCCACTAGCGAGTATGACCCCAACCCTCCAGGCCTCTCCAGCAAGACAGCCATGTCCCTGTTGGACTGCAAGCAGAGGTTCAGCCCCACCATCTACACCATGTCTCCCATGTCATCTACTCCTGCAGAGACTCCACCAGAGCCAGCCGACATGAAGACACCTTGCCCATCTGAGGTAGTTCTTCAGCTTTGTATGTACGGTTGTCTTTCTTACTATATCTTGTATTGAACCAAATACCCTTTTAAAGTTTTGCCTTATTTCTCATTTGATGCGTCTAGCCCTGCAGAGTGAAATGTAACGCTACAGTATAATTCACGTATGTGCTGAAACAAAGTAATGACGAATTCCCCCATCTTCTTGGCTTGATGTTGCTGGAGCAGGGTTGGTGAATTTGCcctgcatgtctctctctcttgagTGTAGGTACATGCTACCCTGCCCGGTGACAGCCGCTGTGTCAATACAACAGAGCAAGAGCCGTCCACAGAGGACAAAGAGCCAAAGAAAGAGCACGAGCTGGAGGTGGAAGGGAAGGAAGAGCAGAAAAAAGAAGATGAGGTTCAGTCGACTAGCAATTTTAGAGAATCTCAAATCTGGGTCAGTGAGGGAGGGTGAGTAGACTGtgactatttacattttactgtaaatactgtttgaatacatttattatgtaaatgtatataggtacatattaacaccaaaaaaaaaaacactatttgTGTTGCTCAATTTCTTTAAAGATGTCGTAACATTATGATTACCCCCGTTCGAGTAGTAACACCAACGCTGTTCACACCAATAACATTTTAGATAAACAATTGTTTTCTGAAAAAGAGGCCACACATTCTCAAAACTAAGCTCATCAAACTTTTAAGAATAGTATACTACAGAGATAGCGTGATCATTTGTATACCTTTACAATGAACTAATACCAAGTAGCACTGTCTGGATAAACACTCCTTGCTTGTAGAGTGTGTTGGTGTTACTTTTTAAACTATGTTACTTTTTAGTGAATTTAGTGAATGGGTATCAATGGAATTACAATTGTTGGCATACTAAATAGGTGGGATTAGCTAATTATCTTCTGTAATATAACCTAACCCCCTTCCACGATAAGAGTTTGTCACTTAATAAAATGCTTATTATCAAATAATCTTTGTCACGTTTTGTGATTTTCAAACCTGTAAAACCAATGACTTTCAGAGACACATGATAGTACctttaatttcatttaaaatacctTCTTTATTGATCTATACAATTATTTAGCATCCAAAGTAATAGATATCTACAAATCCCCAAACACACCACTAAACATCCGTCAACTGACAACAATATACAAATTGATGTTTTGTAGTGTAAAGGAATTGCAACCAGTTTTGTTATTAcagatatttatatttatcatgtttttgtttgtgtggaaGTGTGAGAGGTCAAGGAAAACCATTCACCACTGTGTTATAGGAATCACACATATAGTTAAGTACAAGACATAGCATGTTTGCTACAAGCTAGTACAGTCACTGTGATGGTATTTGGTCTCTGTGTGGTGCGTGGAGAGCTGTGGAGTGTTATCGTTCCCCTCTACAGGACAGGAGGAGCTTGGCTGTCTGTCTACACCAACAGAGCCCGTCTGTTGAGTGGTCCTAGCCAGGAAACGACCAAAAAAACGACCCAGCTTTCTCTACTGTACCCCATAGAGGCTCAGTTAACACCCAACACCGTCAATGATTCTGGCTATTTAGCTTTAGAGGGAGGAGTGGCAGCCACCAGCCGATTTCCTTCCCATATTGGATCGTGATTAATTTAATGAATGAGAAGTGACTTGTCTTTTTACATGATTTCTCTGTGAATCTGGGTTCCTCTAGTTGTTGACAGAACATGAAAAGGAATAATATTTTGAGGGAAGAATGGGAAATGAATCTATGTTAATTTAGAAAGGGCTGACTAATATACTTATTCAGGTTCTCTAGTAATGGGACACTTAGGTTGTGTCAGAGAGAGCTTTGAGAGATCAAATGCTCTGAGAGAATCAGGGTTCTCTGATTCATCCGTGTTCTTTTTACGGTTATCCACAAAGCTAGATTGAATCACACGCGGGTTATAAAGCAGACATAACTGATACTCCTGAGAACACTTGGTCCCTCTATGATTCAGTGGCACTGAGGTGCCATCTGTGCGCTGCTCTGAGTACTCTGAGGAACCTGGTGACTCAGGTTCACAGTCTTCTTCTCAAAATGACTAATCTCTCGTCCCGGCCACCAGCTCTGTCAGTTCGctttggtgtgtgcgtgtgcatgtgtgtgagtgtgtgttcaaGGGCTGATAAGAGAAAGCATCGGAAGACAGAATAGGTCCAACAGTGACCTttcagcgggggggggggtggtcgtTGAGGGGAAGCGATGAGGGCTGAGTTAGGGATGTTCTGGCGTGGGCTGTCCCCGAAGATAACGTTAGGATCTGTGAATGGCTGTCACAGTGAGCCGTGAATCGCCAGTCATCAATGTCATAGATGCTGTATATCAGGTCATTGTGAGGGATGTTTTGTGTGGGCACACATGCACCCCccgtgcacacgcacacacgcacacacgcacgccgAGATCTGATAGGGTGTCATGAAAGCGCCACAATGAACCCCTCTAATTTCCCGAAAGTTGAGAAAACCCGAGCATGATAGCAATCATTGTAATTACCATTCGTATTAATAGAgagtgttttattttctgtttatttggaGCAGCTGCTCTGAGCCCAGggtttccctccctccccggcCTGTTTTTATTGGCCTGCAGTTCCAGACCCCGGTGCTTTTATTCACTGGCTGTTCCAAACCCTGCACCCTTGCTGATGTCGCAGGCCCTCTGTGTTTTGTCTGAGGATTGGCGGCGGTGTGAGACGGTGGCGGTGGGGTTTAGAGACCCACTGCGGGGCCCACACTTCAGCTTCACACAGGGGGCTTTTATAACCCAAACTGGAACACCCTCCACCCAAAACGCAcaggaatacacacacatgtcagcgcacacacacacacatgctcacagaCACACGGGGTGGACCCCCTAACCAAAAGGCAGGGTGGGAGTTCACTGTGTGAGAAGGGCGTTTGCCAAACAGATTGAGCAAAAAATAGAAACATTAAATGCAAGCAGCTTGCAGGTGTTAAATACTGTATACAGGGAAAGTATTCAGGCCTCTCAAATTTCCCATTATGTTGCGtcatacaaatgtattataaatgaTTGCATTCATTCTATGCCATtattctacacacaatacccaataaagtgaaaaacatgtttttagaaatcaTGGCAATTTACCTAAATATATTGATATCAGTATATTTAGGTAAATTGGCacaatttctaaaaacatgtttttcacttTATCgggtattatatatatatatatatatatatatatatatatatatatatatatatatatatacatctcCGGGAGgaaactaagagaccactgcaccttacagaggcattcaatttgcagtggtctcttaattttaacccttccgttcctcactcaaaaccttcctttttgactttttttttaaaggaaagaaaggggtgcagtggtctcttcattttttccggagctgtacatattACTTACTACTTGCACtactctgccctcttctatttgcacttatgGTTAGATattaactgcatttcgttgtacagttcttgtactgttcaatgccAATTTAATCTAATCTATAGTTTTTTAGTAGCACTGAGGATATATGGAAAAAGAATCACTAAACTAAAAgcagtctgtctttctcctacTTCAGCTACAGATCAAGTGAGGAATATGTGTG
Encoded here:
- the hivep3a gene encoding transcription factor HIVEP3 isoform X1, whose product is MEALHTRSHLRTGEESVGPNQPQSQSGKSPQPFGDHQPPKSPSSQKHQPQTQQTRSKQGGHQQQHQQHHGQHQHSKLPNKRERKRLRPQRPSVDSDTPPVDDGKHAKAEAASNRVSQTSTDGSPSMSSSSFTCIQSTEGPATENQGGTLKQKHERKPGKPGKYVCSYCGRACAKPSVLQKHIRSHTGERPYPCGPCGFSFKTKSNLYKHRKSHTHRVKAGLASGEPSSLEEPVTESEDETRQSSTAASTTLERQGNVADQKTHGDTERSTEQSTGTENSYAIKKRLAMRLSRGKHGPLSSSDSITSLSGVGSRGSTESGYFSRSESTEQSQDSSPNTTSAKSYAEIILGKYGRLGHLQRMSRHQNQQPSGGQSQEGKSIPFTVPKKQVIDHITNLITINEAVVDTSKIDSVKPRRFSLSRRNSTESNSKVPVSQKEPSVVHHSTNNPDEPGFKTSGSITMGVPCEKFHQPQSLNLDPTAGQASTSNSPLLRSLSMPSAAISSDASSGVCPKNFRLSQSFDERSETQCRRFGMLQRQPAIEIPPGAEFTKEEHSLHSSSNTLYNQNMSVVSPEHKQCKPEPYECESCGTGCKTWEGYKAHKRSLCVAPFPQEGLDTSECQLDHSQSIPYTISRPGALAMRKRRKEESFESDDPSSTVSLSSPTLSTSVQDKNKVNVAGNQHSWSRLEQERQGTSKGFSVIQHTSSFEKQDTFFSESKGKEETHVKFPSREDSSQLVPQKQLQLHSSKPTPRKLVRQHNVPEIFVTEDSNTNVIESVQTQSETASIMPKQTERTEEFQWPQRSLTLSGVPIEKLPPKKKRIRLAEAAQSSGESMSSFDSISLPRSPSQDSCASHASSLSASLEESTRPGDMETLAGTPLRRSRAPNTLTVPGMHHHKREMRRSASEQAPHDPQQQSVLMAMSEMRSKSFDYSSLSPECSVAGWRDRRKCLLIRHTTVRDPEEGEQSDIAEELKLKSSSSTPAKYITLKVNNPSHCSLSPDPVCPSTSFRPSPSKAMSCSPLQTLYQESPSQLDIAQSIQLTGHCSEAPQNPVEYPDGKQRVAPSSLHSGDNLLISLRPVHTYIHPAQPQIHPAQTCSAQPQPWPAYSVPTHYSSGIAKAHYHPMSTGLKLEIPISTRRHDGDSEFITQSLQIPNPNPNIILSPVLLQPSISPTVAVVRLQGDTNTQTCAIYTTRSQTRPLMSQEHMCSGLNSGNRNTTTSEPNSHLAMSLPLDNHLALPLPPGGELWSEEGSRVSGSGSNKRMLSPSNSVDFSPESKQQQKRVKEEEEKESCVSNTIAELSTKEEKVEIPLCLPRGCSPMSPDGLEYPTLQSTTSHSWCYLNYIKPNPSTSTDPQPSVYSSWSTSEYDPNPPGLSSKTAMSLLDCKQRFSPTIYTMSPMSSTPAETPPEPADMKTPCPSEVHATLPGDSRCVNTTEQEPSTEDKEPKKEHELEVEGKEEQKKEDEVQSTSNFRESQIWVSEGGYRSSEEYVCVRGRGRGRHVCGECGVRCKKPSMLRKHLQRHTDSRPYICKHCDMAFKTKGNLTKHIKSKAHGKKSNDRPMTGSSLEEAEDGGSEDCSVWSETGQKEHPYSNVGETEEDDKDSQDDDNHRGVDEDHEEDSGSHEDLYTSTSHFKPPKSPDQNKTPPGRDSTRPSHDTESGSSQHQKPSVFRPARSPSKKRVLFSQRSQLDPGSHISPLRSPTPDLSSSPAQHQHSSSSPAHRPPSSSSPGHRSSSSPSPALSPSPASRLPSTPRLSPVASLSPRVSLSPLHCPSPRRYLSPVPSHPSPRSLSSLSPSPSPPSSLSPLGCHVSPSLEKHLPPPRSLLPVRLPSPRSGPPGSPTIRETIPSQHNLPRDQSLNPQKDMPDTATCSKSRLMKSYSVQQSDEVRPPHLSPRTRLSPGSQGGVFSHLPLHSQQQAWTPNLMIPIGGIHMLQSRTSPLYSLVTGPMVGQNIPSLAGMDRPAVAQNTPTPTEMDCPRKAGLDISPLCSPSPLKHRQSTLKVAAKPGTSMHTSDHAIRTGEGAADKAGCSYLGPLPDKPGTAHVQVYSRRQEHHGSRNQREKTKLQFTGTEKGGSSHTTAAQTSNLSKETTDAKKDTNIK